The Syngnathus typhle isolate RoL2023-S1 ecotype Sweden linkage group LG11, RoL_Styp_1.0, whole genome shotgun sequence genome contains a region encoding:
- the drd5a gene encoding D(1B) dopamine receptor produces MEIPAKYLSSVQGTDLAPVRHRETMWNGTESEATSDGERDGVVLRTVTGCLLFLLILWTLLGNILVCSAVLRSRHLRTKVTNIFIVSLALSDLFVAVLVMPWKAVAEVAGYWPFGTFCNIWVAFDIMCSTASILNLCIISVDRYWAISSPFRYERKMTQSVAFVMISITWTLSLLISFIPVQLNWHKASGGVARTSNASVGHLQTEESCDSSLSREYAISSSLISFYIPVAIMIVTYTRIYRIAQIQIRRIASLERAAEHAQSCRTNRFECQHHNTLKTSIKRETKVLKTLSVIMGVFVCCWLPFFVLNCMVPFCDKVPSDQDAGLPCVSETTFDVFVWFGWTNSSLNPIIYAFNAEFRKAFANLLGCRYFCSSTPVEIVNISNELVSYNQDTTFHKEIANAYVNIIPNVVECEDTFDRISQLTVNNDNATDSVCDLEDCEAVISLDRMSPFTPNGLH; encoded by the coding sequence ATGGAAATCCCAGCCAAGTATCTGTCGTCGGTGCAAGGGACTGACCTCGCACCGGTGCGGCACAGGGAGACCATGTGGAACGGCACAGAGTCCGAGGCGACCAGCGACGGCGAGAGGGACGGCGTGGTTTTGCGCACCGTGACAGGGTGTTTGCTTTTCCTCCTCATCTTGTGGACCCTGCTGGGGAACATATTGGTGTGCTCCGCGGTTTTGCGCTCACGCCACCTGCGGACAAAAGTGACCAACATCTTTATTGTGTCCCTGGCTCTGTCGGATTTGTTCGTGGCTGTGCTGGTGATGCCCTGGAAGGCTGTGGCGGAGGTGGCAGGATACTGGCCGTTTGGCACTTTCTGCAATATCTGGGTGGCTTTTGACATCATGTGCTCCACCGCCTCCATCCTTAACCTTTGCATCATCAGCGTGGACAGATACTGGGCCATCTCGAGTCCATTTCGCTACGAGAGGAAAATGACTCAGAGTGTTGCGTTCGTCATGATTAGCATCACTTGGACGTTGTCGCTGCTCATTTCATTCATACCGGTCCAGCTCAACTGGCACAAAGCCAGCGGGGGCGTGGCCAGGactagcaacgcctctgtaggTCACCTGCAGACGGAGGAGAGCTGTGACTCCAGCCTGAGCCGAGAATACGCCATCTCCTCGTCTTTGATTAGTTTCTACATCCCTGTGGCAATTATGATTGTGACTTACACGCGAATATACCGGATTGCCCAAATCCAAATTAGGAGAATAGCTTCTCTGGAGAGAGCTGCGGAACACGCGCAAAGTTGTCGGACGAACAGATTCGAGTGCCAACACCACAACACTTTAAAAACCTCCATTAAGCGAGAAACCAAAGTGTTGAAAACTCTTTCGGTGATTATGGGTGTCTTTGTGTGCTGCTGGTTGCCCTTCTTCGTCCTCAACTGCATGGTTCCCTTCTGCGACAAGGTGCCCTCAGACCAAGACGCGGGCCTGCCATGTGTCAGCGAGACCACCTTTGACGTATTCGTGTGGTTCGGCTGGACCAACTCATCTTTGAACCCCATCATTTACGCATTCAACGCCGAGTTCAGGAAAGCTTTCGCCAACTTGTTGGGCTGTCGCTACTtctgctccagcacgcccgtagAAATTGTGAACATCAGCAACGAGCTGGTCTCCTACAACCAAGACACTACATTCCACAAGGAGATTGCCAACGCCTACGTCAACATAATCCCCAATGTAGTGGAATGTGAGGACACTTTTGACAGGATCTCACAGCTCACTGTCAACAATGACAACGCCACCGACTCCGTGTGTGACTTGGAGGACTGCGAGGCTGTTATCAGCCTCGACAGGATGTCGCCATTCACACCCAATGGATTACATTAA